The following coding sequences lie in one Bos taurus isolate L1 Dominette 01449 registration number 42190680 breed Hereford chromosome 28, ARS-UCD2.0, whole genome shotgun sequence genomic window:
- the FAM241B gene encoding protein FAM241B isoform X1, protein MVRILANGEIVQDDDPRVRNTTQPRSSTPRQSFLNRGHGASLGGPGPRQQQAGTRLGAAQSPFNDLNRQLVNMGFPQWHLGNHAMEPVTSILLLFLLMMLGVRGLLLVGLVYLVSHLSQR, encoded by the exons ATGGTTCGGATCTTGGCCAATGGGGAGATTGTGCAGGATGATGACCCCCGCGTGAGGAATACTACCCAGCCACGCAGTAGTACTCCTCGACAG AGCTTTCTCAATAGGGGCCACGGTGCCTCCCTGGGGGGTCCCGGCCCCCGCCAGCAGCAGGCAGGCACCAGGCTGGGTGCTGCTCAGTCCCCCTTCAATGACCTCAACCGGCAGCTggtgaatatgggcttcccacagTGGCATCTGGGCAACCACGCCATGGAGCCGGTGACCTCCATCCTGCTGCTGTTCCTGCTCATGATGCTCGGCGTGCGCGGGCTCCTGCTGGTGGGCCTCGTCTACCTGGTGTCCCACCTGAGTCAGCGGTGA
- the FAM241B gene encoding protein FAM241B (The RefSeq protein has 2 substitutions compared to this genomic sequence) produces MVRILANGEIVQDDDPRVRNTTQPRSSTPRQSFLNRGHGASLGGPGPRQQQAGARLGAAQSPFNDLNRQLVNMGFPQWHLGNHAVEPVTSILLLFLLMMLGVRGLLLVGLVYLVSHLSQR; encoded by the exons ATGGTTCGGATCTTGGCCAATGGGGAGATTGTGCAGGATGATGACCCCCGCGTGAGGAATACTACCCAGCCACGCAGTAGTACTCCTCGACAG AGCTTTCTCAATAGGGGCCACGGTGCCTCCCTGGGGGGTCCCGGCCCCCGCCAGCAGCAGGCAGGCACCAGGCTGGGTGCTGCTCAGTCCCCCTTCAATGACCTCAACCGGCAGCTggtgaatatgggcttcccacagTGGCATCTGGGCAACCACGCCATGGAGCCGGTGACCTCCATCCTGCTGCTGTTCCTGCTCATGATGCTCGGCGTGCGCGGGCTCCTGCTGGTGGGCCTCGTCTACCTGGTGTCCCACCTGAGTCAGCGGTGA